Part of the Tolypothrix sp. PCC 7910 genome, AAATTTGGCTTATCAAGTAATAGTTAAAGAAGGTAAAACTTCTTTAATAAAAGGCTCATCCAAAACAATTTTTTCTACAAAATCTCAATTATCACCGATTGCATTTACCTGCTTTGGCTTAGATGTCCTCACCCGCGAACAGCAAGCTGGACTGGCTTATGCGGTAAATTTAACAGGAGGAAAATAAATCTTGCAGATACAGTTAAGTTGGATTGATCCTAATAGCGAAGAAAGGCGAGAACCACTATTAGAAACTCCTGTAGCTATTGGGAAAACATTTGCAGAAATGCCACAACTAAGTGAGGAACAACGAGTTTCTAGAATCACCATTCAGGATGACTTAATTGCAGATTACCATGCTTTAATTGATTGGCAAAATCAAGAATTAATTATTACCGACCAAAATACTAGCAATGGTATCAAAATTAATGGAGTACAAGTAACTGGTGGGATGTTGACATCTGGCGATCGCATCTCCATTGGCGCTTGTGAAATTGTGGTAACGTTTACAGCTACAGCCTGGGAGTGCGATCGCATGGTAGGCTTTCTGTTTAAACGTCCCTGTGGCCGTACTGATAGAACAGGCTGTCCTTACTGTGAGAAATCTTACGAAGAAGATTACGCCTATTATTCAGAATACGGTAATTATCGCTCAGGATGGGGTAGAGATTATTATGACAATCGCGATCGCTATTCCTACGATCCGAAAACTGGCGATGTAGACTTTACAGAAGCAGATGCTGTGAGTTTAGAAGCCCAAAGAGATACTGAGTTTGAAAGTGATATGGGAGCAAGTTAAAGCTTTTCATCAATCAAGAGTGTGGTGATTGCGATCGCCTAAATTTTAAGTTTGAATATGACAACCTAATTCTTATTAATAGGTATGGGAATGTGTTGTTGCTGATTGACGGGATGAATTTTGTTATGTGCAAAAGAACTTGATATTTTTATTCCTAATTGGAGCAAAGTAACCGAATCTTGGAAGAGACTTGGCTGATTTACGCATTAGGTGGCGGTTGGGGACATATTACTCGCGCTTTATCTTTGGGGAGAATAGCTGCAACTCAAAGAAAAGTGAAAATTATTACTAATAGTCCCTATACATACAAAATAGAGCATGATGGTTGTTTTGTACACTTCATTCCTGAATATGCAAATTTTTCAGAAACTTGTTTGCAAGTACGAGAAATATTATGTAATAGTCATTATGATTGCTTAATTATCGATACTTTCCCTAGAGGTTTAGGGGCTGAATTAGCTGATATATTACCCAAACTGAATTATGTTCCCCGGATTTTGATTCATCGAGATATTAACTCTTGCTATGTATCTGCAAAACAATTACGGCCTTTTGTTATTGAAAACTTTGATAAAGTGATTATCCCTGGTGAAGGAGAGGATTTACCCTTTGCTGATTTACCTATAGTGGAACATACAGCACCTTGGCTAATTCGCAACTGTTGGGAGTTACCAGATAAAGCCACGATGCGATCGCATATTCTTAGGGTTAACCCATATATCAAGACTATCCTTGTTTGTGCATCTGGTAAAACATCAGATCTGACTTTATTTGCTGAATTAACGCTGTGGCTACAACATAATTTTCCTGATTGTGCAGTCAGAATTTTAGCTGCTACTTGTCCACAAGCATGTCCACAAGAATTGTGGATATCTCACCATCCAGGGATTGAATGTATCGCCGCAGCCGATATCGTCATTGGGAGTGCAGGTTACAATACAGTTTACGAATGTGCTGCTGTAGGAGTACCTTTAGTAGCAATACCATTAGAGCGACTATACGATCGCCAACATAAAAGAGCTTACAAAAGCTATTGGGTGCAAAATAATCAAGATACGACATTTGACGAACAGCTGCTAAACATCTATGCGATGGTTAGAAGAATACTAGATGAAGCAATACCAGCACACAGCTTACCAATACCGTCTTATATCAACGGTGCAGTGAAAGCAACACGTCAAATTGAGCAAATTTAATTTATTGGTAATGGGTAATGGGTAATAGTAATTTCTCTCTCATCTCCCTCATCCCCAATCCCCAATCCCCAATCCCCAGTCACCAATCCCCAAATCCCCCCTAAGACAGTAGTAATTAAAAATTAAGTGCATATTATACACACTGATAATCACTTCCCTCTTCCCAAATCTCAAATCTCGAATCTAAAATCTAAAAATTCTTACACCCGTATTCATTGTGAATTTACGCCGCTTAATACCAATTTTTGATGATAGCGTCTCCAGCTGGGCTTTAGAAGCAAGGCTGCTGCGGTGGTTAACACTGATTTGGCTGTGTGTCGGCTTGATAATCCTGTTTTCTGCATCTTATACTGTTGCCGCCGCCCGTCAGAACGATGGACTGTATTACTTTAAGCGTCAACTTATGTGGGTGCTGGTTTCTTTAATTTTATTCAACTTTATTGTCCATCTCCCCTTAAAGAAATTTTTAGGCGTAGCCCATTGGTTTTTGTTATTATTTTTAGGCTTAATTTTTGTCACCCTCGTACCTGGACTAGGAAAAAAAGCTTTTGATGCAGCGCGCTGGATAGCGATTGGCCCAATTCCCATTCAACCATCAGAACTGATTAAACCCTTTTTAGTACTTCAAAGCGCTCGACTATTTGGACAATGGGACAAAATCAGTTGGCGAGTTCGTTTCACTTGGTTAGCAATTTTCGGTTTAGTACTTCTAGGAATTCTCGCCCAGCCTAACCTGAGTACAACTGCACTCTGCGGTATCACCATCTGGTTAATAGCCTTAGCCGCTGGTTTACCTTACAAATATCTAGGGGGAACAGCAGTTGGTGGAGTTTTGTTAGCACTACTCAGTATTAGCATCAAAGAATATCAGCGCAAGCGGGTGATGTCATTTATGAATCCTTGGGCTGATGCTACAGGCGACGGTTACCAGCTAGTGCAAAGCTTACTAGCAGTAGGTTCTGGGAAAACTTGGGGCGCAGGATTTGGGCTTTCTCAACAAAAACTGTTTTATTTGCCAATTCAGGACACTGATTTTATTTTCGCAGTGTACGCCGAAGAATTTGGCTTTGTTGGCAGTATGGTGTTGTTAGTGTTGTTAGCTTTATTTGCCACCTTGGGATTAAGAGTAGCGCTAAAAGCAAAAAATCCTGTATCTCGCTTAGTAGCAATCGGTGTAACTATTGTGATGGTAGGACAATCACTGCTGCATATAGGCGTAACTACAGGTGCATTACCTACTACTGGCTTACCTTTACCCATGTTTAGTTATGGTGGTAATTCGATGATTGCAAGTATCATTGCTGCGGCGTTACTAATTCGTGTAGCCAGAGAAAGTAGTGAAGCAGAAGTAGTACCATTACGCACCAATCAGTCTGAACCTATACGTCAGCGTCGGCTTTTCAAGAAAACCAAAGTTTAACTAATGAGGCGCGCACTTTTCACCAACCATATTTTAGGAGTACGGCACCGATAATATATTGATGTAATTTCCCCATCAAAACTAAAAACGCGATCGCACTTTTCACTACCCGCACACCAAAAACGCGATCGCACCCTTCACCACCCACAACACCCAAAAATGCGATCGCACTTTTCACCACCCGCAACACCCAAAAATGCGATCGCACCTTTCACCACCCACAACACGCAAAACGAGATCGCACCCTTCACCACCCGCAACACCCAAAAAAGCGATCGCACTTTTCACCACCCACAACAAGCAAAACGCGATCGCACTTTTCATAATTTCAAATTGATATCGTGTTGAGCGCGTTCAATATCGTATTTATCGTCTTCAACATCGTGTTGAGCGCGTTCAATATCGTATTTATCGTCTTCAACATCGTGTTGAGCGCGTTCAATATCGTATTTATCGCGTTTAATATCGTGTTGAGCGTGTTCAACATCGTATTTATCGTCTTCAATATCGTATTGAGCGCGTTCAATATCGTATTTATCGCGTTTAATATCGTGTTGAGCGCGTTCAATGTCGTTTTGATCGCACTCCCTAAAAAATATCACAGGCGATCGCACTCCCACAAAAATACCAAAAGTGATCGCACTCCCTAAAAAATATCACAGGCGATCGCCCCTTATCCCAAACCGCCAACTTTTCTATTTCCTCTATACTCTCTTAATTACGAATTACGAATTACGAACTACGAATTACAAATTCTCACACAGATGCCTGTCGCTCTCACTCAAATTCACATTTGGATTCTTTAAATAAAGTTGCAACCACCCGCAACCCCGTACCAAGAACTCATCTAAATTCTCCACAGGCCACAACCGCGCTGTATTGTCCAAAGATGCGGTGGCGATGGTTTTACCGTCCGGGCTGAAACTCACACCCCTGACCCACTCCTGATGCCCTTTGAATTCTTGCAGGAGTTGCCCTTGCAGGTTCCATAACTGCGCTGTTCCGCCAGAAGAAGCGGTGGCGATGGTTTTGCCGTCCGGGCTGAAACTTACATTTATCGGAAAGACCAGATCCCCTTGAAACTGGTTGCGTTCTTT contains:
- a CDS encoding FHA domain-containing protein produces the protein MQIQLSWIDPNSEERREPLLETPVAIGKTFAEMPQLSEEQRVSRITIQDDLIADYHALIDWQNQELIITDQNTSNGIKINGVQVTGGMLTSGDRISIGACEIVVTFTATAWECDRMVGFLFKRPCGRTDRTGCPYCEKSYEEDYAYYSEYGNYRSGWGRDYYDNRDRYSYDPKTGDVDFTEADAVSLEAQRDTEFESDMGAS
- a CDS encoding glycosyltransferase; translation: MEETWLIYALGGGWGHITRALSLGRIAATQRKVKIITNSPYTYKIEHDGCFVHFIPEYANFSETCLQVREILCNSHYDCLIIDTFPRGLGAELADILPKLNYVPRILIHRDINSCYVSAKQLRPFVIENFDKVIIPGEGEDLPFADLPIVEHTAPWLIRNCWELPDKATMRSHILRVNPYIKTILVCASGKTSDLTLFAELTLWLQHNFPDCAVRILAATCPQACPQELWISHHPGIECIAAADIVIGSAGYNTVYECAAVGVPLVAIPLERLYDRQHKRAYKSYWVQNNQDTTFDEQLLNIYAMVRRILDEAIPAHSLPIPSYINGAVKATRQIEQI
- a CDS encoding FtsW/RodA/SpoVE family cell cycle protein gives rise to the protein MNLRRLIPIFDDSVSSWALEARLLRWLTLIWLCVGLIILFSASYTVAAARQNDGLYYFKRQLMWVLVSLILFNFIVHLPLKKFLGVAHWFLLLFLGLIFVTLVPGLGKKAFDAARWIAIGPIPIQPSELIKPFLVLQSARLFGQWDKISWRVRFTWLAIFGLVLLGILAQPNLSTTALCGITIWLIALAAGLPYKYLGGTAVGGVLLALLSISIKEYQRKRVMSFMNPWADATGDGYQLVQSLLAVGSGKTWGAGFGLSQQKLFYLPIQDTDFIFAVYAEEFGFVGSMVLLVLLALFATLGLRVALKAKNPVSRLVAIGVTIVMVGQSLLHIGVTTGALPTTGLPLPMFSYGGNSMIASIIAAALLIRVARESSEAEVVPLRTNQSEPIRQRRLFKKTKV